From a single Thermodesulfobacteriota bacterium genomic region:
- a CDS encoding biotin/lipoyl-containing protein — translation IQGTLFVPRLAPRQERDRVRLAQWLVKPGEEVAKGQPLVTLEGGKQTWTLTSPGQGVFVRPVKHRRDRVELGDTLGYVELEELRE, via the coding sequence GCATCCAGGGCACCCTCTTCGTGCCCCGGCTCGCCCCGCGCCAGGAGCGCGACCGGGTGCGGCTTGCCCAGTGGCTGGTGAAACCCGGGGAAGAGGTGGCCAAGGGCCAGCCCCTGGTCACCCTGGAAGGGGGCAAGCAAACCTGGACGCTTACCTCCCCCGGCCAGGGCGTCTTTGTGCGCCCCGTCAAGCACCGCAGAGACCGGGTGGAGCTCGGCGACACCTTGGGATACGTGGAGCTGGAAGAGCTGAGGGAGTAA